The region aactatggcgtcaagatcaagcatatcaaaagtgataacggcactgaattcaagaacaccaagcttgatctctatctggatacaatgggaatcactcatgagttttctgctccatacacacctcagcaaaatggcattgttgagcgcaagaacagaacgctcattgagatggctcgaacaatgctcgacgagtacaagacaccaagaaagttctggcctgaagctattgatacagcatgtcacatcatcaaccgtgtttacatccacaagcttctgggcaaaacatcctatgagctccttactggcaagaagtgaattgtcagctacttcagagtctttggtgctaggtgctggatcaaggatccccatcacaagtcaaaatttgaacccaaagctcacgaaggcttcatgctcggttatggaaaggattcacactcttacagagtcttcaacctcttccactacaaaatcgttgaaactgtggacgtgcgatttgatgaaaccaatggttcataacgagagctcctgccaagcacattagatgaagctccttccagcgaatctatcaagctgatgggaactggtgaaatcatgccctctgaagcacagcctgaagaggaacttatcatttctgcaccaaaccaacctgaagacaatgctcagaccaaagacaatcctcccaatgatgacaatgatcagcatgagcaagggcttcatccagttcatcctcgtgttgcaaatgaagtacaaattgagaagataattgatagcattaatgcacctggtccgcttactcgctcaagagcaacacagttagcaaatttctgtgggcacttttcatttgtatcaatatctgaacccaagaaagttgctgaagcctttatggaacctggatggattcaagccatgcaagaagaacttcaagagttcaagctgaataatgtttgggaacttgtcaagcgccctgaccctcgcaaacataacattattggcactaaatggatatatcggaacaaacaagatgagcatcgtcaagtcgtcagaaacaaagcatgtcttgtggctcaaggatatactcaagttgaaggaatcgacttcaatgaaacatttgctccggtggctaggcttgaagctattcgcatactgctagcctatgctaatcaccacaacatcttgctatatcaaatggatgtgaagagtgctttcctcaatggcaagattcaagaagaagtgtatgttgctcaaccacctagttttgaagatccaaaacatcctgatatggtgtacaaactaaacaaagcactgtatggcctcaaacaagctcctcgtgcttggtatgatacaatcaaagacttcctgaagagcaaaggcttcaaaccaggatccctagatcccacactcttcacgaagacatatgatagtgaactatttgtatgccaaatatatgtggatgacataatcttcggctggactaaccagaagtatagtgatgagtttggatatatgatgcaagagcaatatcagatgtccatgatgggtgagctgaagttcttccttgctcttcaaattcgtcagcaaagaaatggcatcttcatttctcaagaaaaatatctcaaagactgtctgaagaagttcggcatgcaagattgcaaaggttacacgacgccaatgccagccaaacatcatcttggtcccgacgacaatggtaaagagtttgatcaaaaggtataccgctccatgattggttctttactttacctatgtgcatctaggccagatattatgcttagtgtttgcatgtgtgctcgattccaagcggcaccaaaggaatcgcatcacttagctgtgaagcgaattcttagatatttggcttacaccccaacactcggattatggtatccaaagggctcaagatttgatctggttggattctaggatgctgattatgctggtgacaaggtggatcacaaatctacatcaggaacatgtcactttctaggacgatcacttgtctgttggtcttcaaagaagcaaaactgtgtatcactctcaactgctgaatatgAATATattgctgttggatcttgttgtgctcagcttctgtggatgaagcaaactctcaaggactatggcatcaatctgaagcaagtccctctcttttgcgacaacgaaagcgccgtcAAGATTGccgacaatccagttcagcactcgaagacaaagcacattgaaattcgtcatcacttcctcagagatcatgtcatgaagaaagatattgacatcattcacgtcaacactgatgagcaactggcagatatcttcacaaagcccttggatgagaaaaggttttgcaagttacggtgtgagctaaatatcttggaatcctcaaatgtcctgtgatcaggcacacatcctaacacttatgcatgttgatgacttagatgtgcaacacacgaagtaaagtatatcttcaatcaacgaagacttacattctaagtgtgaatacattaacttgtaatttgacttcggagcgccacgataattgtgcgccgtgtctgggtctactacttcctatacggtgggtaacgccaccaccaaatttcttggtttgaagtgtttcactcatggcgttattgttgaatacattcacatttgatttgtcttcaactttcaacttatcttcatgaattacttcactatgttgagttgattgctttcccatatatatatactagttttctgtcctctacagcattcacttatagctatgtctacactgttgaatcttttgaactaagtgaatgtgatcggaccctaatctttctatgctttctatctcaaactctatctgtccaaatcatatgcattctattgaaactgtcaaatgtcttctctgcatccttgtcagcagaagacacagagacaaacatcaagtccttttaaatgattcatctttattgttgaaatctggagaagccggaacgaccatccgacaaacttggcgggcgtgggaacgtgggacaactctgagtatgttgcatgcttgccacgtgtccctcagatgtgaacaggcaggggcacctacgtaattgcgctgtgtcgcacaccttcttataaatacgtgcccctgcggtcaagaaaaccttcttccacctctccacctcgtcaaaaccctagcgccatcgctagctctcgacgacgccggcgacgaagtgcttagctgccacgacttctccgacgccgtcctcacgccggccgcgggcatcgtcctctccgctgccgccgtaggtgtcctccgtcgccaagttagggcacggtggattgaaatgCTCGATCTCCAATTCATctcatctagcagttcatcgtgtggtaaatataactctatttttaccatctttttgatcctcaatgattcatccaatttaccaaaattggtttctgtctatacaaaaTTAGATCTACTCTctccatctcatactgcctagaatattcacttaagcttcatatctagttagattcctcacttgtacttattcacggattcgtacaaatctggaaccgactctcaacatataagtgaatgtcttcgcaacatgaggtcaatgtcttcaaactgatttatcttcaaactcttctgagaatgcatatgacctcttccccttccctcgcatctctaatgctgtcacaggtacatgtccgtgggagaatccctaggttctcatagtctgcattcgtttgcagaattcttacagcaacacattgaatctcccgaagccagttcctgtctgaccagcaagcgaaagcctttgaagcctttgaacatattgaaaccattcagtttgaagttcatggctacggagaaatctgtaaggaagggtggcagacagcgtcgagggggaacatcaaaggatctgcctgatgatcttgcagaaatctacaaaacagatcctgaagaggattataatcagcgcaagacacgaatccaatggattcgatgctattgggataaacaatggttcaagtacaaattcatgacccaggaatatgctgagaagaatgctatcaaaagtccttggggtgatattctctatcgaggccttcaacccaagaacagagctgaagctattgcacagggtttctatccttgtatggtccgtggacctcagcctgcaaatgccgacccaacatcattgctctggtgtcgtgacgataatctcttcaagcgcaacttccagtatgcaaaggcatcggcaaaggagaacaagaagtcatggggattagacttcaatcctggtccctctgctccccatgctgatggcacacgtgaagcggaagaaaatagaattggccccttttcaaactttgatggcctcatctcttacATCTTGGTGCAAGGTGCCAAAgtcgatcattctgataatgatgttgattctgatgaagccccagctcctcctccaattccgcagaagccaaagaaaattaaggcttcaacatcagctgcacctccaaaagcttctcgtgtgaagccactggccactgcacctcctgaagacagtgtgcagtctgaagatctttcacgcatctccaagaagacggagaagaaaaacaaaatcatcaagagtactgatcagacattgactcctgctgctattctgcgtgaagagcacattgatctgtccagcgatgacgatcttgcagatgatgctcttgagcaactgatcaagagcaaggaagaagctgagatcttcaacaacttgcctctttttgacgtggcaatcatccataacttcattgatgagtggtttgacacaccaaatctcagctttgatgacttgcaacttccaattggcctcaacgtcgccttcaatggcgccattgcttctgagctacctATTGCTCagtgcatcgtcgaactgaagcacaagagtgactatgaaaaggctcagttcaagaagcatgtggccacgctcaacgtgcaagatgtcaagaacttcaagatcatgctacacgagctcaaagaagcctttcacaagaagcgtgaagaagctcgaggctccagagagcgCATGAAAAATCTAGCTCACAAGTgtgtgttgcctacaatgaggctgggaagcgcaaggctcttggtcgtcctggcatcgacccccaggatggctgcaaagaagaagaaattgactgtccaatctgcaccttcaaggcatgatgaacctcgcattgtcttcccaagcagcatgactggctcgaagccaaaagtcacgtcaaccgcttcagaacagaagaagacgagggctgcagaggctgaagccagaaaacggaaaacctcagaagcctctgatgctgctccctccaagaagaaccgcaagaccaagaaaaatcgggctgctcccatagagccccttgttgttgaacccatctcagtggttcgtcctgcatctgcaacccaagaacttcgattgactgttcatgagcctgctttcacagaggctcctgaagctgaagagattctagcagttgatcccatcactgctgaagacattggtcaccatgacaattttgaagatgatgaagttcttcctcaaattgaatacaatgcggtatcatcgcctgttcttacgaacagcgaaatcatcagcattggtcgtcttctaacgccaattgctcaggatgcttcatgggctgatcacccacaacaacaagacccccccccagtactccccaacaacaacatgtCACACCctccgtgcaagttgaagaggatgaggacctgcctactccatctccaaaggcgtcgcctgtattacaaaggcttcgcaaaggaccaaggcctcaagtccctcttccgagcgttccagaaggagaagtgcaccatcaacctgttgcacgtaagtgttttcagaagccactccaactgtgaatgtctccgtgtctgaagtcccagctgctgaagacaattcggctgcatcagccgatgacgaacttcaagaagaacatgtccctactcccccccattcctgaagaagttgttcatgatgtgaacgtgtctgtgcctgaccctccagctcatcaagtggaggttgaaaaccttgaggctgccaccaccaacaccaatgaacctgatgacatagtcatggctgaagctaatgtggagcctgtcccaagccccataccagaagtcaatgctgaaaattctcctgaagcttctgttgtgcagtccgaagccactgttgctgccactgctcctgttccgccaccaaggacctatacaattgagcaagcatacaaccatggcgagctaatcacagtaagatggctcgttctggtccctccgcctactatCTCGGGTCCTCAttttgattatcacattgagcataggcctcaggtccagaagccaaagccaagactgccaaggtttccaggtactgacacatctgtcgggtccttcaatgcaaatgtcttgaaaagccacaacacattctttgacagttcaaagaacccctacacaaagccaagaatatcatcagatcgtttctggagtcattagtagcgaagctattactcctgtgttctatatgatcaagggcgcattttccctcatatgcgcctcgacactgaagccattgctggactgccatgcttagaagaagcacttgactgctttcatgatgctggtctgctcagctttgtgacagacaaagaacattggaatgaagatctattgcttcaattctatgctacgctccacattcgcggttataacagagatacgaagacatgggttctcgagtggatgacaggaaatgttcatcatcaagccaaagctcttgacatccttgagcttacaggcctatccactcccggagagctttatgaacctggctgtcaaaaccaccgcaatgcactggagagcatcttccacaagcctgaacccaatatgagccagatgttgagcatgatgaagccattgcctcatgacgctgaatacccaaaggagttctttgttgatgaccttgagtatctgccgcgcaccatatatcacatcattaggcggactctatggcctatcaaaggacattcatcagctgcaaaacttgaaggagccatgaagacattgatcttttacatcctcaatggcatcagcttcaatgcgcaagatttcttcatcaggtaactggctgcatctggatctgaccttttcgaactgaaattctatgctccatgggtcatgcgcctcattaagcaacattctgctgtcaactatcaaccctttgctcgcaatcatgtgatctttctaccagaggttgatatgtcagttgaagccatataccctgaacctgccaagaagcctctttgtcttcaaaatgttgaacatcaaagcttcactaaGCCTATGGAAGGAATCCAAGCTGTCAtgcgtgtctatccgatggctggaaatactcgtctgcctcatcgtgcgccaactgaagctactgagagcacaattgctcaaaggcctcggaagcgctctcgggtcctaaatgatcgagaacttcttgtggccctgcatcagaaacaagataagcatcatttttggctcaagcgtcagatgcaaagcctcttggtggatgtaaatcgcattcgaaaccttgccaccaagaatgcatttgtcactcacgaaacttgtcgacgatcatggaagagtttgaccctgctcagtgctgaagcagatcttcaagatgatggcttcactgaaagattcaagtttgactccactcctccacggaatgttgtcctacaaagaactccatctcttgaagactctgactattcttcctccgcggcaactgtaaatgccaatgtgatcgatgatgaagacgatgctacgtcaccaccccctacttctgcacgcatcaacactgcaccaagttcgctgcaccgccaaacgacaacgacaaccctgctgcttcaactactcctcctgaggacgagtagatgctctatgtcttcaaacctttttggtcattactgacaaaagggggagaagcgtatgagtttgatagtcttcaagcgggttcatatgggcagttgctttatatttttgcctagtgtttacaactcttgcttttgatacatttcgttctttgagttgtaacacttaaactcgatggtcgtctggtacttatttgctctttcatgtgcgatgataacttccgcacttagatcattctgcagacattcattttccattatgcatgtcattccttAAGTTATAtcgtttcatgcatgatgaattatcttcataagttgaaggggatctccacaagtacaacctgccatgtgcatttgcaatccaaaagcaaatcatctatatgcacatcttcagggggagcccttgccacttatgaagacaatacactatcctttacaatttcacatacttctttcccgttgaaaacttcaaccagtttgtcatcaatcaccaaaaagggggagattgtaagtgcatctagtgccacccctagttggtttggagtattgacgacaaagttggttgagggactaatgcgtttgtgagaattgcaggataacgcgggtagtgtccctcattgattcggtttacctaccgaagatgacccctaaaaatgtatgaagacattgaagacaatggtggtgtgtgaagatattcacactgaagtctatgacatgagaagacattgagtgaagactatggagcgcgaagactgagttgttttgttgtttccttttcttcttgttgagtcataggaaccaccgtactgttaagtggggtccaagtgaacaaagtcagagtgactgaagtgatgctcaacccaaatcctatgtcttcgagcgaagacaatgagagcaaatcttatccagagctggatgagtcagctttgcttgtagcccaagtaaacttgtcgtgtgtgtttgaaatctgaccgttggaacacgtgtcagttccttagtgacccagggtcatttcggacatatcaggtcgggttgccttgtggctataaatagcccaccccctacaccataaattggtggctgctcagagttagtttacgacttttgtcgttttgagagcaacccacctcgaagcctttgagagagaaatccttgcgaggacaaagcccaaacacccagagccaaagagtgttaggcatcactgaagtctttctgtctgtgtgacctgaagacttattacacttgaggactgtgtatccttcagccggttaggcgtcgcgttctgagcatccaagagtcattgtggatcgccggtgaacgaagtctgtgaaggttcggaagtctaccttgaagacttatcagagtgattgggcgaggactgtgtgtccttagctcaaggggaataaggtgaagacgcggtcttctgagttgaatctcagtctccctaaccagacgtacagttgtcacagcaactggaactggtccaacaaatcatgtgtcttcaacaagtgactggttctatcccttccctcctttactttgagtttgtcttcgtgaagtcattgcttatttgtcttatctgtttgacttcatcgcttgactactatcgttgattggcttcatactatcttccatcctgatccttactaccttgttgctattagtctttgtacgttcacattattgcatacttgactatggcttgctcgttgtagtttatcttccgctgcatatcaattaggtcatttctattgtttgtcttcgaaacttccacgttttgaagactttgataaaaatcgcctattcaccccccccccctctagtcgataactagcactttcagtgtcAGCGCTCAGTCCTCCTCCTTTTATAGTGCGCGAGGGATGCTGGATGCTCCCCTCTTTTATTCTTCTGCGTCATAGCTGGAAGCCGGGGTATCTCGTAGCTTGACACGCCTTATGCACCGTTGAAGTGCCTCGGTGTTTGCGACATCAAGCCTTGCGTGACTCCGATGCTAGACTGATATTTTTGTCTAGACTGAGAACTTTGTCCAGACTGAGAATTTTGTCCAGACTGGAATATTTGTCTTGACCGCGAATTTTGTCTTGACTGGAACTTTTGTCTTGACTGGAATCTTTGTCTTGACAGATGATTTTGTCCAGACTGAAGCTCTTGTCTTCATTGCAACTCTTGCCATGATTTATACTTCCACGCCTTGCATGCACCCTGATATGGGTCATCCATGCATGGCTGAATATTGTCTTCATGCAACTTGGATGAAGGGTCTTGTCTTGAATTAACTCCTTGATCTTTCCCGATACGGATGTTGCATGGCTGCTTGTTGCATAATTATTCTTGCtaccattattattattattattattattattattattattattattattattattattattattattattattatttatgggTATGGGTCTACCCCACCCATATTATTGATAATACCTTATCAATATTTCGAATTCTATCAATATTCGGGCAcccataaaaataaaaataaaaaaataataataatcgtTCTGGAGATACAATTGTCGGGCCTTCAGGAGATACAATTGTCGTTCTGCTGGTGATGCGGACGGCCACACGAGTCCTACTATAGCTGTGGTAGTAGCTGAGGGAATCAAGCACGAGTGCGTGCAACTGTCTGGACAGATGATAGCACACGAGTGCGTGCAACCGGGGAGGCGCAAAGCCAAGCGACCCAACTAACCCCCACTCGACCGGACGGTAGACGTACGTGGCACACGCGCCATCCATGCATCTCCTGCCCCGGCATTCGTGGCCCTCCATCTTCCCGTCCAGCTGACCAAATCACTTCTCCGCATTTCCCCTACCAACCCTTCCCGCCTAGGAGTATATATCCCTTTCCCCACACCCGTATCACCACACCGCACCAGTATCTGTCACACTCATCTCCGCCTCCAGCCGGCCACTGTTGAGCTAGCTAGTCGATCAGCCGCTTGTAACGTACGTGTAGATCAATGGCGGCGACGATGACGGTGGAGGAGGTGAGGAAGGCGCAGCGGGCGGAGGGGCCGGCCACGGTGCTGGCCATCGGCACGGCGACGCCGGCAAACTGCGTCTACCAGGCCGACTACCCGGACTACTACTTCAAGATCACCAAGAGCGACCACATGGCCGACCTCAAGGACAAGTTCAAGAGGATGTGTAAGCTCAATCAattccattccattccattcttcttTGCCGTCTCTTTTATGACTTCTCTCGGACGATGGACACGCGACCTAACGAACAAACTATGCTTCATTTCATGTTCAGGTGACAAGTCCCAGATCAGGAAGAGGTACATGCACCTGACGGAGGAGATCCTGCAGGACAACCCCAACATGTGCGCCTACATGGCGCCCTCCCTGGACGCGCGCCAGGACATCGTCGTCGTGGAGGTCCCCAAGCTcgggaaggcggcggcgcagaAGGCCATCAAGGAGTGGGGCCAGCCGCGCTCCAAGATCACCCACCTTGTCTTCTGCACCACCTCCGGCGTCGACATGCCGGGCGCCGACTACCAGCTCACCAAGATGCTCGGCCTGCGCCCCTCCGTGAAGCGCCTCATGATGTACCAGCAGGGCTGCTTCGCCGGCGGCACCGTGCTTCGCCTTGCCAAGGACCTCGCCGAGAACAACCGCGGCGCGCGCGTGCTGGTGGTCTGCTCCGAGATCACCGCGGTCACCTTCCGCGGCCCGCACGAGTCCCACCTCGACTCGCTGGTGGGTCAGGCGCTCTTCGGCGACGGTGCAGCCGCCGTGATCGTCGGTGCGGACCCCGATGAGTCCGTCGAGCGCCCCCTATTCCAGCTGGTGTCTGCGAGCCAGACGATTCTACCGGACTCGGAGGGCGCCATCGACGGACACCTCCGGGAGGTTGGCCTCACCTTCCACCTCCTCAAGGATGTGCCCGGGctcatctccaagaacatcgagcgcGCCCTAGAGGACGCCTTCAAGCCAATTGGCATCGATGACTGGAACTCCGTCTTCTGGATGGCGCACCCCGGCGGGCCGGCAATCCTTGACATGGTGGAGGCGAAGGTAAACCTGAACAAGGAACGGATGCGCGCCACCAGGCATGTCCTCTCCGAATATGGCAACATGTCCAGCGCCTGCGTGCTCTTCATCATGGACGAGATGCGCAAACGCTCTGCCGAGGATGGCCACACCACAACGGGCGAGGGAATGGACTGGGGCGTTCTCTTCGGCTTCGGCCCCGGTCTCACCGTGGAGACGGTCGTCCTCCATAGCGTCCCCATCACTGCCTAGGCCAGCGCATGATCATTCATTCTCCATTTATCGTCGTCATGAAATAATCTACTACTGTTGCTGCTACACCCAAGTTTGGACTCTATTCTGTTGTATGAGGTTTGTAAGTACTAGAAGAGTAGGCGCGTTTCTTTCCTCTGTGCTACATACACCCTGTTTATTGTTGAGATCGTTGTGGTATATATGAACTGTTGatctacatgattgaaagtaaccaATTACGTTTCTGATGAAACCTCAGAATCAAGCATTGATCCAATTTGACTACCCCTACGGGatagacctcaacaagaaaaccgtTGAGTAACGGCACGGAGTGAATGAGTTTAGTAATTCCCAAGAAATTATTGACTCTATAGATACGGTAATATGGACAAGATAAAATTGTTCGAAGCACTCGCAGAAGCGGAAGCGCCCCTTATTTCAAAGAGAGGACTCGCAGAAGCGGAGGCGCCACTTATTTCAAAGAGAGGATGACGGGTTATTCACATTTAATTTGATGGCCACAGGCAGTGGTTGATGCGTTGGACGTTCTCTGTGTGGGCCTAGTCGTATGACAACGGCCTTCGTGAAAACACCCGTGGTGGCATTTCATTTCCACATttgaagaacaatcatcaaataggCTAAAACAGTGAGATATTTATTGGGATGGAAATAATAAGATATACTCCACCTTTTTGTCAAGCAATCGCACTTTGAGAGCCTATCAACGTCCAAGGTTTGTCGCCGCAAACCTCGAAGCCTTCTTCGCAGGGGAGCCTTTGCTCAGCCCCGCGCAGCTCTGAAACAAGAGCACCATTGGTTGATTGGATAAAATTGGTCTGCGATCATCCACTCTTGTGCTCTTGTGATCAATCGGCCTGAATGAAGTGCAATCTGCAGAAATAATATGCTCATGACTTTACCAACCAGAGGAATGCTGCACAAATTTGCTTCTTGTGTTCTGAATGTTCATGTGAAAAAAATTGTACAATGGCAACAGAAGGCTAAACAG is a window of Triticum dicoccoides isolate Atlit2015 ecotype Zavitan chromosome 2B, WEW_v2.0, whole genome shotgun sequence DNA encoding:
- the LOC119361861 gene encoding chalcone synthase 2; translated protein: MAATMTVEEVRKAQRAEGPATVLAIGTATPANCVYQADYPDYYFKITKSDHMADLKDKFKRMCDKSQIRKRYMHLTEEILQDNPNMCAYMAPSLDARQDIVVVEVPKLGKAAAQKAIKEWGQPRSKITHLVFCTTSGVDMPGADYQLTKMLGLRPSVKRLMMYQQGCFAGGTVLRLAKDLAENNRGARVLVVCSEITAVTFRGPHESHLDSLVGQALFGDGAAAVIVGADPDESVERPLFQLVSASQTILPDSEGAIDGHLREVGLTFHLLKDVPGLISKNIERALEDAFKPIGIDDWNSVFWMAHPGGPAILDMVEAKVNLNKERMRATRHVLSEYGNMSSACVLFIMDEMRKRSAEDGHTTTGEGMDWGVLFGFGPGLTVETVVLHSVPITA